One window from the genome of Kaistella carnis encodes:
- a CDS encoding TMEM175 family protein, protein MTKGRLEAFSDGVLAIIITIMVLELRIPEGDTFQALRPMAFKFLSYIFSFLYVGIYWNNHHHLFQAVEHVNGKVLWANLHLLFWLSILPFATSWMGENDFAENPVALYGFILLMCALAFNILQKLCLDLEGKDSVIAKALKSTLKEKISAAIYISGIVLSFYFPVAAVIMYYLAALLWTIPDLRIEKNLEQ, encoded by the coding sequence ATGACAAAAGGTAGATTAGAAGCTTTCAGCGACGGTGTTCTCGCCATTATCATCACGATCATGGTTTTAGAATTGCGAATTCCGGAAGGCGATACTTTTCAGGCTCTAAGACCAATGGCCTTTAAATTCCTGTCTTACATTTTCAGTTTTCTATACGTTGGAATTTACTGGAATAATCACCATCATCTTTTTCAGGCGGTAGAACACGTGAATGGAAAAGTGCTTTGGGCGAATCTGCACCTTTTATTTTGGCTCTCCATTTTACCATTTGCCACTTCCTGGATGGGAGAAAATGACTTTGCAGAAAACCCGGTCGCCTTGTATGGGTTTATCCTCCTAATGTGTGCTTTAGCATTCAATATTTTACAAAAACTTTGCCTCGATCTGGAAGGCAAAGATTCCGTGATTGCAAAAGCCCTGAAATCTACTTTAAAAGAAAAAATATCTGCCGCAATTTACATTAGTGGCATTGTACTTTCTTTCTATTTTCCGGTCGCTGCGGTAATTATGTATTATTTGGCCGCATTATTGTGGACCATTCCTGACTTAAGAATTGAAAAAAATCTAGAACAATAA
- a CDS encoding MFS transporter: MLKEKNKLIATLLAFAVIPMSGLATDIYLPSMPTMAIELQQPETKIQLTLTLFLISYGITQFFAGSVVDSFGRYRVTLVSLGLFMVSFLVTALTRDIMVIYAMRILQGVLAGFAIVSKRAFFVDVFEGEQRKHYLSVMTIVWSVGPIVAPFLGGYLQKLFGWQSNFYVLAGYSLVLLILELLFSGETLKVKKPFVINFVLKEYDMMFRTKDFFYGMLMCGISYAMVIFFNLCGAFIIEHKMGYSEVVAGYVSLILGLAWMSGGFLGKFLIEKDFLPKIRFANYTQLFLILFMIFCSFFLNNIYSLVAFAFVIHITAGFIFNNYFAYCIGRFPNSAGVAGGLTGGVSYIITSAVSYTIVALLRPTMQLEVAEGYLILALLGFVILSLTKFRKAHL, encoded by the coding sequence ATGCTAAAAGAAAAAAATAAGCTAATTGCCACTTTGCTCGCATTCGCGGTTATTCCAATGTCGGGTTTGGCGACCGATATTTACTTGCCCTCGATGCCGACGATGGCGATCGAACTTCAGCAACCGGAGACTAAAATTCAACTCACGCTGACTTTATTCTTGATCAGTTATGGAATCACACAATTTTTTGCAGGAAGCGTTGTCGATTCTTTCGGAAGATATCGTGTAACACTGGTTTCTCTCGGTTTATTTATGGTCAGCTTTTTAGTGACGGCTTTAACAAGAGACATTATGGTGATCTATGCGATGCGTATTTTACAGGGCGTATTAGCTGGTTTTGCAATTGTCTCCAAACGTGCATTTTTTGTAGATGTTTTTGAAGGAGAACAGCGAAAACATTATTTGAGTGTCATGACGATCGTGTGGTCAGTCGGTCCTATTGTCGCGCCGTTTTTGGGAGGTTATTTGCAGAAACTCTTCGGATGGCAGTCGAATTTTTACGTCTTGGCGGGCTACAGTTTGGTGTTATTGATTTTGGAACTTCTATTTTCCGGGGAAACCTTAAAAGTTAAAAAGCCCTTTGTTATCAATTTTGTGTTAAAGGAATACGACATGATGTTCCGAACGAAGGATTTTTTCTACGGCATGCTCATGTGTGGCATAAGTTATGCCATGGTGATTTTCTTTAATCTTTGCGGCGCATTTATCATTGAACACAAAATGGGTTATTCAGAAGTGGTCGCGGGTTACGTTTCTTTGATCCTGGGTTTAGCGTGGATGAGCGGAGGGTTTCTGGGAAAATTCTTAATAGAAAAAGATTTTCTGCCTAAAATCAGATTTGCAAATTACACACAGTTATTTCTAATCCTCTTTATGATCTTTTGCTCTTTCTTTCTAAACAACATTTACAGTCTGGTGGCATTTGCATTCGTAATCCACATTACGGCGGGTTTCATTTTTAATAATTATTTCGCCTACTGCATCGGAAGATTTCCAAATTCAGCGGGAGTTGCAGGAGGCTTAACGGGCGGTGTTTCCTATATCATCACTTCGGCCGTAAGTTATACCATTGTTGCCCTTCTTCGCCCGACGATGCAGTTGGAAGTGGCGGAAGGATATTTGATACTAGCACTTTTGGGATTCGTCATTTTGAGCCTGACAAAATTTAGAAAAGCACATCTTTAA
- a CDS encoding catalase, which yields MEQKKKLTRQTGAPVPDNQNTQTAGQRGPLLMQDFWFLEKMANFDREVIPERRMHAKGSGAFGTFTVTHDITQYSKASIFSEIGKQTEMFARFSTVAGERGAADAERDIRGFALKFYTDEGIWDMVGNNTPVFFFRDPMKFPDLNHAVKRDPKTNMRSANNNWDFWTLLPEALHQVTILMSDRGLPNGYRHMHGFGSHTYSFINKDNVRHWVKFHFRTQQGIENLTDEEAAKLVGMDRESAQRDLFENIEKGNFPKWKMFVQIMTEEEAKTYRFHPFDLTKVWSKKDFPLIEVGEFELNKNAENYFADVEQAAFNPTNIVPGIGFSPDKMLQGRLFSYGDAQRYRLGVNHYQIPVNKPRCPYHAYHRDGQMRVDGNYGGTKHYEPNSYGEWQEQPSAKEPPLELSGDAYAHNFRDDDDDYFTQPGDLFRIIKADGKAEVLFKNTAANVGGAEKFIQIRHIRNCYQADPEYGMGVANALGLTMEEVTSFDMTPYDQWAPRKSDSF from the coding sequence ATGGAACAAAAGAAAAAACTTACAAGACAAACAGGAGCTCCGGTTCCGGATAATCAGAATACGCAAACTGCAGGACAGCGCGGTCCTTTGCTCATGCAGGATTTTTGGTTTTTAGAAAAAATGGCCAACTTCGACCGAGAAGTAATTCCGGAAAGAAGAATGCACGCAAAGGGTTCTGGTGCGTTTGGAACCTTCACCGTAACACATGATATTACGCAATATTCGAAAGCCAGTATTTTCAGTGAAATTGGAAAACAAACCGAAATGTTTGCCCGTTTTTCCACGGTCGCCGGAGAGCGAGGCGCCGCCGATGCAGAAAGAGACATCCGTGGTTTCGCATTAAAATTTTATACCGATGAAGGTATTTGGGACATGGTCGGAAATAACACGCCCGTTTTCTTTTTCCGGGATCCGATGAAATTCCCGGATTTAAATCATGCTGTAAAACGCGATCCGAAAACCAATATGAGATCCGCTAATAATAACTGGGATTTCTGGACTTTACTACCGGAAGCTTTACACCAAGTGACCATCCTGATGAGCGATCGCGGTTTACCAAATGGCTATCGACACATGCATGGTTTTGGAAGTCATACGTACAGTTTCATAAATAAAGACAACGTTCGACATTGGGTAAAATTCCATTTCCGTACACAACAGGGAATAGAAAACTTAACCGATGAAGAAGCGGCAAAATTAGTCGGAATGGATCGGGAATCTGCACAGCGCGATCTATTTGAAAATATCGAAAAAGGCAATTTCCCGAAATGGAAAATGTTTGTACAGATCATGACCGAAGAAGAGGCGAAAACTTACCGTTTTCATCCTTTCGATTTAACTAAAGTTTGGTCTAAAAAAGATTTTCCTTTAATTGAAGTTGGAGAATTTGAACTGAACAAAAACGCGGAGAATTATTTTGCGGATGTTGAACAAGCTGCCTTTAATCCTACGAACATTGTTCCCGGAATTGGATTCTCACCAGACAAAATGTTGCAGGGAAGATTATTTTCTTACGGTGATGCACAGCGTTACCGATTGGGCGTGAATCATTATCAGATTCCTGTAAATAAGCCAAGATGTCCTTATCACGCTTATCACAGAGACGGACAAATGCGCGTGGATGGAAATTATGGCGGAACCAAACATTACGAACCAAACAGTTACGGAGAATGGCAGGAACAACCTTCTGCGAAAGAACCACCACTGGAACTTTCGGGTGATGCTTATGCGCACAATTTCCGGGATGACGATGATGATTATTTCACACAACCGGGCGATTTATTCCGCATCATTAAAGCAGATGGAAAAGCGGAGGTGTTATTTAAAAATACAGCAGCAAATGTCGGCGGAGCGGAGAAATTCATTCAAATCCGGCACATCAGAAATTGTTACCAGGCCGATCCGGAATATGGAATGGGCGTTGCAAATGCGCTTGGATTAACGATGGAGGAAGTTACCAGTTTTGATATGACGCCGTACGATCAGTGGGCGCCGAGAAAGTCCGATTCATTTTAA
- a CDS encoding GNAT family N-acetyltransferase, whose amino-acid sequence MTELKHINNEKNGAFEIYYEGQKAGEMTYKWAGKDKFIIDHTEVDKAFGGKGLAKELVFAGVQYTRENGKKIVPLCPYAKETFEKNKELQDVLF is encoded by the coding sequence ATGACAGAATTAAAACACATCAACAACGAAAAAAACGGGGCTTTCGAAATTTATTATGAAGGCCAAAAAGCAGGAGAAATGACTTATAAATGGGCCGGAAAAGACAAATTCATCATCGATCACACCGAAGTTGACAAAGCCTTTGGCGGAAAAGGGCTTGCAAAAGAACTTGTTTTTGCGGGAGTACAATATACACGCGAAAACGGCAAAAAAATAGTTCCACTTTGTCCTTATGCGAAAGAAACTTTTGAGAAAAATAAAGAACTGCAGGATGTCCTTTTCTAA
- a CDS encoding OsmC family protein, giving the protein MAVTVKASLGKQKYYTEVIAGENSLITDEPVSAGGGNKGFNPYEMMATSLASCTAATLRMYIDRKKWEVEKINVEVKLEDYPQTRTAVFERNISYEGANLDAEQLDRLHAIAERCPIHKILHGNIEINTKFIE; this is encoded by the coding sequence ATGGCAGTTACTGTAAAAGCAAGTTTAGGAAAACAAAAATATTATACAGAAGTCATCGCCGGGGAAAATAGCCTGATTACCGATGAACCCGTGAGTGCCGGCGGCGGAAACAAAGGATTTAATCCCTACGAAATGATGGCGACCTCTTTAGCAAGCTGTACCGCAGCCACTTTAAGAATGTATATTGACCGAAAAAAGTGGGAAGTTGAAAAAATAAACGTAGAAGTTAAGCTGGAAGATTATCCCCAAACCAGAACTGCCGTTTTCGAAAGAAACATCAGTTACGAAGGCGCCAACCTTGATGCAGAACAACTTGACCGTTTACATGCGATTGCTGAACGCTGCCCTATCCATAAAATATTACACGGAAATATAGAAATTAACACAAAATTTATAGAATAA
- a CDS encoding pirin family protein — translation MSNIGLVIEEKPADIGNFLVGRLLPFREKRAVGPFVFIDHMGPAALKDYQNMDVPPHPHIGLSTLTYLFEGSIQHKDSLGSDIEIKPGAVNFMTSGKGVVHSERTPEYLRTTDKNLHGFQIWIGLPKHMEQSEPTFHHTEADEIPTWEEKGIHYKLIAGELLNHKSPVPTHSKLFFLEIKSKETQKLNIGETLFGEVAMYVLEGSVNIEGHTFSGKQLIVAKNSKLCEFEMAENTTIYLFGGEPFKEERFIFWNFVNSDKALIEQAKKNWHGQNLEAFPKIPGDDEEYVPLPRAILKGTK, via the coding sequence ATGTCAAATATTGGTTTAGTTATAGAAGAAAAACCTGCAGATATCGGAAACTTCCTCGTTGGAAGATTACTTCCTTTCCGCGAAAAAAGAGCTGTAGGACCATTTGTTTTTATTGATCATATGGGACCGGCAGCGCTGAAAGACTATCAGAATATGGATGTCCCGCCACATCCGCACATTGGATTATCCACGTTAACTTATCTTTTTGAAGGTTCCATACAACATAAAGACAGTTTGGGAAGCGACATCGAAATAAAACCCGGAGCTGTGAATTTTATGACGTCCGGAAAAGGCGTTGTACATTCAGAAAGAACACCGGAATATCTAAGAACGACCGATAAAAATCTGCATGGATTTCAAATCTGGATCGGTTTGCCAAAACACATGGAACAGTCTGAACCCACTTTCCATCATACCGAAGCGGATGAAATTCCAACTTGGGAAGAAAAGGGAATACACTATAAATTAATTGCAGGCGAACTATTAAATCATAAATCTCCCGTTCCGACGCATTCAAAATTATTTTTCCTCGAAATTAAAAGTAAAGAGACCCAAAAGCTCAATATCGGCGAAACTTTATTTGGTGAAGTTGCCATGTATGTTCTAGAAGGAAGCGTGAACATCGAAGGTCATACTTTTTCCGGCAAGCAACTGATTGTGGCGAAAAATTCAAAACTTTGTGAATTTGAGATGGCCGAAAACACGACGATTTACCTTTTCGGTGGAGAACCTTTTAAGGAAGAACGCTTTATTTTCTGGAATTTCGTAAATTCTGATAAAGCCTTAATTGAGCAGGCCAAAAAAAACTGGCATGGTCAAAACTTAGAAGCTTTCCCAAAAATTCCCGGTGATGATGAGGAATATGTTCCGCTTCCCAGAGCAATACTGAAAGGCACTAAATAA
- a CDS encoding MFS transporter — protein MPFSQDNPVKKFLPLILATSIFMQMLDSTILNTSLPSIAKDLQESPLNMQNAIISYVLTLALFMPVSGFLADKFGTRKIFISSLFIFVLGSVFCALSQDLTQLVISRIIQGLGGSLMTPVGRLALIKTYEKNELMKAMNFAIIPALIGPILGPLVGGYMVDYLSWHWIFLINVPIGLIGIFLSLKFMPDYKSREITFDLKGFLIFASASLLLSIALEMFGNTQHTTLVLFIFTLGFLMIYYYYIHAKKTKKPIFPLNLFQVRTFRVGILGNLATRLGISSIPLLLPLMIQIAYGQSAVVSGWIVAPMALTAMFGKSLVIKILDFFGYRKTLMTNTFIIGILIACLGIPGIKSSIYWFVPIIAILGFFNSIQFTSMNTIAIADLRDSHTSSGNSLLAVNQQLAVGFGIALGLIVLKLFENNTGITDGSTHLAFRYTFYTVGFVTVISGFVFRRLHISDGNNMKSAD, from the coding sequence ATGCCTTTTAGCCAAGATAATCCCGTTAAAAAATTTCTTCCCTTAATTCTCGCCACATCTATTTTCATGCAGATGTTGGATTCTACGATCCTAAATACTTCGCTGCCTTCCATCGCGAAAGATTTGCAGGAATCGCCATTGAATATGCAGAATGCGATCATCAGTTATGTTTTAACGCTGGCTTTATTTATGCCTGTAAGTGGATTTTTAGCCGATAAATTCGGGACGCGAAAAATCTTTATCAGTTCTTTGTTCATCTTCGTTTTGGGGTCTGTTTTTTGTGCGCTTTCGCAGGATCTTACGCAATTAGTTATCTCCAGAATTATTCAAGGTTTGGGTGGGAGTTTGATGACTCCGGTCGGAAGGCTGGCTTTAATAAAAACTTATGAGAAAAATGAGTTGATGAAAGCCATGAATTTCGCAATTATTCCCGCCTTGATTGGACCCATTTTAGGACCTTTAGTTGGAGGTTATATGGTGGATTATTTATCGTGGCACTGGATTTTTCTAATTAATGTTCCCATTGGTTTAATAGGAATTTTTCTGAGTTTAAAATTTATGCCCGATTATAAATCGCGGGAAATTACCTTTGATTTAAAGGGTTTTTTAATTTTCGCCTCCGCTTCACTCTTACTTTCCATCGCCTTAGAAATGTTTGGAAATACGCAACACACAACGCTGGTTCTTTTCATTTTCACTTTAGGATTTCTAATGATCTACTATTATTACATCCACGCGAAAAAGACCAAAAAACCAATTTTTCCTTTGAATTTATTTCAGGTAAGAACATTTCGCGTAGGAATTTTAGGAAATCTAGCCACAAGATTAGGGATCAGTTCTATCCCACTTTTATTGCCGTTGATGATTCAAATTGCGTACGGACAATCTGCGGTCGTTTCGGGCTGGATCGTAGCTCCAATGGCATTAACGGCCATGTTTGGGAAATCTTTGGTCATTAAAATTTTGGACTTTTTTGGCTACCGAAAAACATTGATGACCAATACTTTTATCATCGGAATTTTGATTGCATGTTTAGGAATTCCCGGCATAAAGTCTTCGATTTATTGGTTTGTTCCTATCATTGCGATCCTGGGATTTTTTAATTCTATTCAATTTACCTCAATGAATACGATTGCGATCGCAGATTTGCGGGATTCTCACACCAGCAGTGGAAATTCACTTTTGGCAGTCAATCAGCAGCTTGCCGTTGGGTTCGGGATTGCTTTGGGCTTAATTGTCTTGAAATTATTCGAAAACAATACCGGAATTACAGACGGAAGCACGCATCTCGCCTTTCGATACACTTTTTATACGGTAGGTTTTGTCACCGTAATTTCTGGATTTGTCTTTAGAAGACTTCATATTTCAGACGGAAATAACATGAAATCTGCGGATTAA
- the asnB gene encoding asparagine synthase B, whose protein sequence is MCGIVCLFDAKQKTELLRPQVLEMSKKIRHRGPDWSGIFQNEKVIFSHERLAIVDPTSGKQPLFSKDKKIVLAVNGEIYNHRDLRKEFPDYDFQTESDCEVIIPLFQKYGKDFVDKLNGIFAFAIYDIENDVYFVARDHMGICPLYQGWDKNGNYYVASELKALEGICKTIENFLPGHFLYSKDGYEMQQWYKRDWEDFENVKNNTTDIAELRKALEDAVHRQLMSDVPYGVLLSGGLDSSIISAVTAKYSRNRIESGDTQEAWYPRLHSFAVGLEGSPDLIAAQKAAEHIGSIHHEVHFTVQEGLDAVRDVIYHLETYDVTTIRASTPMYLLARVIKSMGIKMVLSGEGSDELFGGYLYFHKAPNAKEFHEENVRKLNKLHLYDCLRANKSLMSWGIEGRVPFLDKEFMDVAMRLNPKDKMVTAHEPKIEKWVLRKAFEDMLPESITWRQKEQFSDGVGYSWIDSLKEVANQEVTDEMMTNAKFRFPLNTPQNKEEYRYRTIFEEHFPSETAAATVPSVPSVACSTPIALEWDEAFKNANDPSGRAVLSVHEDSY, encoded by the coding sequence ATGTGTGGAATTGTATGCCTGTTTGATGCGAAACAAAAAACCGAACTCTTAAGACCTCAGGTTTTAGAAATGTCGAAAAAGATACGTCATCGCGGTCCGGACTGGAGCGGAATTTTTCAAAATGAGAAAGTAATTTTTTCTCACGAAAGATTGGCGATTGTGGATCCAACTTCGGGAAAACAACCTTTGTTCTCCAAAGACAAAAAAATAGTTTTAGCAGTAAATGGGGAAATTTATAACCACCGCGATTTGCGAAAAGAGTTTCCGGATTATGATTTCCAAACTGAATCAGATTGCGAAGTCATCATACCTTTATTTCAAAAATATGGAAAAGATTTCGTGGATAAACTGAACGGAATTTTCGCCTTTGCAATTTATGATATCGAAAATGACGTTTACTTTGTTGCGCGTGATCATATGGGAATATGTCCACTTTATCAAGGTTGGGACAAAAACGGAAATTACTATGTGGCTTCAGAATTAAAGGCGTTGGAAGGTATTTGTAAAACCATCGAAAACTTTTTACCGGGACATTTTTTATACAGCAAAGATGGCTACGAAATGCAGCAATGGTACAAAAGAGATTGGGAAGATTTTGAAAATGTAAAAAACAACACTACGGATATTGCCGAACTGCGAAAAGCTTTAGAAGACGCTGTTCACCGCCAGTTAATGAGCGACGTTCCTTATGGAGTTTTACTTTCCGGCGGTTTGGATTCTTCCATTATTTCTGCAGTGACGGCAAAATATTCCAGAAATAGAATCGAAAGTGGGGACACGCAGGAAGCTTGGTATCCCCGTTTACACAGTTTTGCGGTTGGTTTGGAAGGAAGCCCCGATTTAATTGCGGCACAAAAAGCGGCAGAACATATCGGCTCCATTCATCACGAAGTTCATTTCACCGTGCAGGAAGGGTTAGATGCCGTTCGAGACGTTATTTATCATTTGGAAACCTACGATGTGACAACGATTCGTGCTTCTACGCCGATGTATTTATTAGCAAGAGTCATTAAATCTATGGGAATAAAAATGGTGCTTTCCGGCGAAGGAAGCGATGAACTTTTCGGCGGCTATTTATACTTTCATAAAGCGCCCAATGCAAAAGAATTCCATGAAGAGAATGTGAGAAAACTTAATAAACTTCATTTATATGATTGCTTGCGGGCGAACAAATCCCTGATGAGTTGGGGAATTGAAGGCCGTGTTCCTTTTCTGGATAAGGAGTTTATGGATGTAGCAATGCGCCTGAATCCAAAAGACAAAATGGTAACTGCACACGAACCCAAAATTGAAAAATGGGTCTTGAGAAAAGCTTTTGAAGATATGCTTCCGGAAAGTATCACCTGGCGCCAAAAAGAACAGTTCTCTGATGGAGTTGGATATTCCTGGATCGACTCGTTAAAGGAAGTAGCGAATCAGGAAGTTACCGATGAAATGATGACCAATGCAAAATTCCGTTTTCCGCTGAACACGCCTCAAAATAAAGAAGAATACCGGTACCGAACAATTTTCGAAGAACATTTCCCGAGTGAAACTGCAGCGGCAACCGTTCCTTCAGTTCCATCTGTTGCGTGTTCTACCCCAATCGCTTTAGAATGGGATGAGGCTTTCAAAAATGCAAATGATCCCAGTGGAAGAGCTGTTTTGTCGGTTCATGAAGATTCCTATTAA
- a CDS encoding GMC family oxidoreductase N-terminal domain-containing protein, translating into MNRKEFIQTSSLGIAAFFFLGSGNLFGKAQNPLEIKSNKPTEMIDKEVVIIGSGYGGSVAALRLCEKGIPVTLLEMGLNWEKSGEKFSPMINPGHSAAWLKTKTIAPFFNLFNLDKFTGTLDRLDFEHIKVWVGRGVGGGSLVNGGMAVTPKKEYFKEIFPNLDTEKFYSHYFPLANKELKTNVASEEFLKDCHFYKFNRVGEEEAHKAGFKTVRVPNVYDFNYMEKEYKEEVPRSALAGEVIYGNNHGKNSLDKTYLKKATATGKLEILDLHQVNHISQNPDKSYTIDISVINTKGEEIQHKIINAKKLILSAGTMGSIELLLKSSAKTQLPIDENVGKEWGNNGNFMTGRNWVKAFSGGTGFKQSTIPVGGIDHWEDKEHPFFVEIAPLPMGLNVATALYLMVNKLKKFGEVKYDLKAQKLDLNWDQSHTAHMKDNAKHFLRTMNNANGGTRSHILFHNGFGADVCYHPLGGIVLGKATDQFGRLNGHQNLYVIDGSLIPGTIGVNPFVTITAIAEYCMEEIIKKDFV; encoded by the coding sequence ATGAATCGCAAAGAATTTATTCAAACCAGTAGTTTAGGTATTGCGGCCTTTTTCTTTTTAGGATCAGGCAATCTGTTTGGAAAAGCACAAAACCCTTTAGAAATTAAATCAAATAAGCCCACAGAGATGATTGACAAAGAGGTCGTTATTATCGGGTCCGGTTATGGAGGCTCCGTTGCAGCATTAAGACTCTGTGAAAAAGGCATTCCCGTCACCCTGTTAGAAATGGGCTTAAACTGGGAGAAATCCGGGGAGAAATTTTCGCCCATGATCAATCCGGGTCATTCTGCAGCCTGGCTAAAAACAAAAACCATTGCACCCTTTTTTAATCTTTTTAATTTAGATAAATTCACTGGAACATTAGACCGACTGGATTTCGAGCATATCAAAGTCTGGGTTGGCCGCGGAGTTGGCGGTGGTTCTCTCGTGAATGGCGGAATGGCTGTTACTCCAAAAAAAGAATATTTTAAAGAAATATTTCCAAACTTAGATACAGAGAAATTTTATTCCCATTACTTTCCTTTAGCAAATAAAGAATTGAAAACCAATGTGGCTTCAGAGGAATTTTTAAAAGACTGTCACTTCTATAAGTTCAACAGAGTTGGTGAAGAAGAGGCCCACAAAGCAGGTTTTAAAACGGTTCGTGTTCCGAATGTGTATGATTTCAATTACATGGAAAAAGAGTACAAAGAAGAAGTACCACGTTCTGCTCTGGCCGGAGAAGTGATTTACGGAAATAATCACGGCAAAAACTCATTAGATAAAACCTACCTGAAAAAAGCGACGGCAACAGGAAAACTGGAAATTCTAGATTTGCATCAGGTGAATCATATTTCTCAAAATCCAGATAAAAGTTATACCATCGATATTTCTGTTATCAATACAAAAGGAGAAGAAATTCAGCATAAAATCATTAACGCAAAGAAATTAATTCTGTCGGCCGGAACAATGGGCTCTATAGAATTGTTATTAAAGTCCAGCGCGAAAACACAGCTCCCAATTGATGAAAACGTTGGAAAAGAATGGGGAAACAACGGAAACTTTATGACGGGACGAAATTGGGTAAAAGCTTTTTCTGGCGGAACAGGATTTAAACAATCTACGATTCCAGTAGGTGGAATTGATCACTGGGAAGATAAGGAACATCCATTCTTTGTAGAGATCGCACCTTTACCTATGGGATTAAATGTAGCGACAGCGCTTTACTTAATGGTGAATAAACTGAAGAAATTTGGCGAAGTAAAATATGATCTGAAAGCTCAGAAATTAGATTTAAACTGGGACCAATCGCACACGGCGCATATGAAAGACAATGCAAAACATTTTCTGCGTACTATGAATAATGCCAATGGTGGAACGAGATCGCATATACTGTTCCATAATGGTTTTGGTGCTGATGTTTGTTATCATCCCCTGGGCGGAATTGTTTTGGGAAAAGCAACTGATCAGTTCGGAAGATTGAACGGTCATCAGAATTTATATGTAATTGATGGTTCTTTAATTCCCGGAACGATCGGCGTAAATCCTTTTGTGACAATTACAGCGATTGCAGAATATTGTATGGAGGAAATTATTAAGAAGGATTTTGTTTAA